In Geobacillus kaustophilus, a genomic segment contains:
- a CDS encoding glycosyltransferase — MKIALLAPSKSIHTHKWARFYQTQGIDVKVVTFKDHYGPEQAKEVETVVLPKWLPGKLSYFSTVFSLKRLLASFQPDILHAHYASSYGLIGALAGYHPFYVSVWGRDVYQFPNANRWNRRMLEYTLRKADVICSTSHVMAKETGKYTDKPIEVTPFGVDVTRFKPLPKQPKRIVTIGTVKALSDKYGIADLIQAFAIVHERHPQTELLIVGDGPQRSEYEELCACLGIQSVTTFAGKVPNEQVPVYINQMDIFAVPSTEDSESFGVAAVEAMACGVPVVVSNVGGLPEVVREGTTGLIVPKNAPEKLAEALERLLLDEGLRERMGENGVRHVHEHYEWTENAMRMIRLYEQTLKGGGGS, encoded by the coding sequence ATGAAAATTGCCTTATTGGCTCCAAGCAAATCGATCCATACGCATAAGTGGGCCCGCTTTTACCAAACGCAAGGCATCGATGTGAAAGTCGTCACGTTCAAAGACCATTACGGGCCGGAACAAGCGAAAGAAGTCGAGACGGTCGTGCTGCCGAAATGGCTGCCGGGGAAGTTGTCGTATTTTTCCACGGTGTTTTCGTTAAAGCGGCTGCTCGCCTCGTTTCAGCCCGATATTTTGCACGCCCATTACGCCTCAAGCTATGGGTTGATCGGGGCGCTTGCGGGGTACCACCCGTTTTACGTCTCCGTCTGGGGGCGCGACGTGTACCAGTTTCCAAACGCCAACCGCTGGAACCGGCGGATGCTGGAATATACGTTGCGGAAAGCTGATGTCATTTGTTCGACAAGCCATGTGATGGCGAAAGAAACGGGAAAGTATACGGACAAACCGATCGAAGTAACGCCGTTTGGGGTCGATGTCACCCGCTTCAAACCGTTGCCAAAACAACCGAAGCGGATAGTGACGATCGGCACGGTGAAGGCCCTTTCCGACAAGTACGGAATCGCTGATTTGATCCAGGCCTTTGCCATCGTGCATGAGCGCCATCCGCAAACGGAGCTGTTGATCGTCGGCGATGGACCGCAGCGGAGCGAATACGAGGAGCTGTGCGCCTGCCTCGGCATCCAATCGGTGACGACGTTTGCCGGCAAAGTCCCAAACGAACAAGTGCCTGTGTATATCAACCAAATGGACATTTTCGCCGTGCCTTCGACGGAAGACAGCGAAAGTTTTGGCGTTGCCGCCGTCGAGGCGATGGCGTGCGGCGTCCCCGTTGTCGTCTCCAACGTTGGCGGGCTGCCGGAAGTTGTCCGTGAAGGAACGACGGGGCTGATCGTGCCGAAAAACGCTCCAGAGAAGCTGGCGGAGGCGCTCGAACGGCTGCTGCTTGATGAGGGGCTGCGAGAACGAATGGGAGAGAACGGCGTCCGCCATGTCCATGAACATTATGAGTGGACAGAAAATGCGATGCGCATGATCCGATTGTATGAACAAACGTTGAAAGGCGGTGGAGGGAGTTGA
- a CDS encoding glycosyltransferase family 4 protein: MRIIYLCQHFPPERGAPQIRVYEVSKELIKRGHQVEVLTAFPHHPHGVIPEPYRGLFYLFEQWDGIPVHRTWIYPSPKGSFWKRLASYFSFTFSSFYSLLVKAKPTDVIICNSPPLFLGITGYMGAKLKRAKFVFNVADIWPESAVELGILKNRLFIRMARWLELFLYRKAWKIAAATEGIRDYMIEQGKAPEDVFLLPNGVNTDVFRPLPKSKELLAELGIEGKVVFTYAGTMGYAQGLDSVLRAAAIVKEKEERVHFLFVGDGQEREKLMALKEELGLDNVTFYGSVPVEKMPEIFSITDYSIVSLRNIDLFKGARPSKIFPAIATGTPVLYCGEGESAAILETYHCGKIAPPENPEQIAAAVIELLRLPREEYEKMAENGRKLVVEQYSWSRIVDDLLRALGEETEHEPVCQAER; the protein is encoded by the coding sequence ATGAGGATCATTTACTTATGCCAACACTTCCCGCCGGAAAGAGGCGCACCGCAAATTCGTGTGTATGAGGTGAGCAAAGAGCTGATCAAACGGGGGCATCAAGTGGAAGTGCTTACGGCGTTCCCGCATCATCCGCACGGCGTCATCCCGGAGCCATACCGCGGCCTGTTTTATTTGTTCGAACAATGGGACGGCATTCCTGTTCATCGGACATGGATTTATCCGTCGCCGAAGGGGAGCTTTTGGAAACGGCTCGCTTCGTATTTTTCGTTTACGTTCAGCTCGTTTTATTCGCTGCTTGTGAAAGCGAAGCCGACGGACGTGATCATTTGCAATTCTCCGCCGTTGTTTTTAGGGATCACTGGGTACATGGGCGCGAAGTTGAAGCGGGCGAAGTTTGTCTTCAACGTCGCTGATATTTGGCCGGAATCGGCCGTTGAGCTTGGCATTTTGAAAAATCGACTGTTCATCCGAATGGCGAGATGGCTCGAACTGTTTTTATACCGGAAGGCATGGAAAATCGCCGCTGCGACGGAAGGCATTCGCGATTATATGATTGAGCAAGGGAAGGCGCCAGAGGACGTCTTTTTATTGCCGAACGGCGTCAACACGGACGTATTTCGCCCGCTGCCGAAAAGCAAGGAGCTGCTTGCGGAGCTGGGGATCGAAGGAAAAGTCGTCTTTACGTACGCCGGAACGATGGGATACGCCCAAGGACTCGATTCGGTGCTGCGGGCGGCGGCCATTGTCAAGGAGAAAGAGGAGCGGGTGCATTTCCTGTTTGTCGGCGACGGCCAGGAACGGGAAAAGCTGATGGCGTTAAAAGAAGAGCTCGGTCTTGACAACGTGACGTTTTATGGATCGGTTCCGGTTGAGAAGATGCCGGAGATTTTCTCAATCACCGACTACAGCATCGTTTCCCTGCGCAACATCGATTTGTTTAAAGGAGCAAGGCCTTCGAAAATTTTCCCGGCGATCGCCACCGGGACCCCGGTGCTGTATTGCGGGGAAGGAGAGAGCGCAGCGATTTTAGAAACGTACCATTGCGGAAAAATCGCTCCGCCAGAAAATCCCGAACAGATCGCCGCGGCGGTCATCGAGCTGCTTCGTCTTCCGAGAGAGGAATACGAGAAGATGGCGGAAAACGGGCGCAAGTTGGTGGTGGAGCAATATTCATGGAGCCGCATTGTCGACGATTTGCTTCGCGCGCTTGGAGAGGAAACGGAACACGAACCCGTTTGCCAGGCAGAAAGATAA